The following coding sequences are from one Planctomycetia bacterium window:
- a CDS encoding sugar phosphate isomerase/epimerase — MLPCISQICTLHASLEKDIEDYAAGHCPAVELWLGKVEGWLETRSVADLKALLAEHSILAPVASFQGGLLNSQGDARREHWAHFERRLALLAELGVGTLVVAGDIHGPLTQTDLDRVQVSLTQAAQSAGRAGMRVALEFQASATFGNNLQTAAALVGEVGSPHLGICLDAFHYYAGPSKAEDLAYLTPDNLFHVQFCDLVGTPRELASDGDRILPGDGDFQLQPIVDHLKAIDYRGAVSVETMNPQIWEIPPRQFGEIAVTALRKVLGLASMG; from the coding sequence ATGCTCCCCTGCATCAGCCAAATCTGTACGCTCCATGCGTCCTTAGAGAAGGACATCGAAGACTATGCCGCCGGGCATTGTCCGGCCGTGGAGCTTTGGCTCGGCAAGGTCGAAGGCTGGTTGGAGACCCGCTCCGTCGCCGATTTGAAAGCGCTGCTGGCCGAACACTCGATCTTAGCGCCGGTCGCGTCGTTTCAAGGAGGGCTGTTGAATAGCCAAGGCGATGCGCGGCGCGAGCATTGGGCCCACTTCGAGCGCCGGTTGGCGCTGCTCGCCGAGCTCGGCGTCGGCACGCTCGTCGTCGCCGGCGATATTCACGGCCCCCTCACGCAGACCGATCTCGACCGCGTGCAGGTTTCGCTGACGCAAGCCGCGCAGTCGGCGGGACGGGCCGGAATGCGCGTGGCTCTCGAGTTCCAAGCCTCGGCGACGTTCGGCAACAACCTGCAAACCGCCGCGGCGCTGGTCGGCGAAGTCGGGTCGCCCCACTTAGGAATCTGCCTCGACGCGTTTCACTACTACGCCGGGCCGAGCAAGGCCGAAGACTTAGCGTATCTTACGCCTGACAATCTGTTCCATGTGCAGTTTTGCGATCTCGTCGGCACGCCGCGCGAATTGGCGAGCGACGGCGATCGCATCTTGCCCGGCGACGGCGACTTTCAGCTCCAGCCGATCGTCGACCATCTCAAGGCGATCGACTATCGCGGCGCGGTGTCGGTCGAGACGATGAACCCGCAGATTTGGGAGATTCCTCCGCGTCAGTTCGGCGAGATCGCCGTGACGGCGCTGCGCAAAGTGCTCGGCTTGGCGAGTATGGGCTGA